A window of Desulforegula conservatrix Mb1Pa contains these coding sequences:
- a CDS encoding prenyltransferase/squalene oxidase repeat-containing protein: protein MTFKTSKKPQGLIIDVDTVASSIACTQKENGEIPWSVGEKTDPWDMVESIMGLTIGGLVKEARKGFEWLLNEQLPNGSWYASYINGIPEDRTMDTNMSTYLAVGALHHYTITGDKDYLARLWPAVKAGIDFAMRMQAPDGEIHWAQSPEGKTDPMALLTGSSSVFMSTKCAITMAGILGHDCDEWMPRLNLLGDSLKNRRHSYNVTKSRFSMDWFYPILAGAVTGEEAQKRLHKYWKKFVVEGMGIRCVSDQPWVTIAESAEFVLALHAMGNVNQAEIVFNWIHGRTYDDGSYWCGFTFPDMVIWPEDKLTWTNAVVLMAADALYGLTPASNFFTHDFWRSRNLCW, encoded by the coding sequence ATGACTTTTAAAACCTCCAAAAAACCCCAGGGGCTGATCATTGATGTTGATACCGTCGCATCATCCATTGCGTGCACCCAAAAAGAGAATGGAGAGATTCCCTGGAGCGTAGGAGAGAAAACAGATCCCTGGGATATGGTCGAATCAATAATGGGTTTGACCATTGGCGGCCTTGTTAAAGAGGCCAGAAAAGGCTTTGAATGGCTGCTGAATGAACAGTTGCCCAATGGAAGCTGGTATGCCTCGTATATAAATGGAATTCCGGAAGACAGAACCATGGATACCAATATGTCAACCTATCTGGCTGTTGGAGCGCTTCATCATTATACAATAACAGGCGACAAGGATTATCTTGCAAGGCTCTGGCCTGCTGTAAAGGCGGGGATTGACTTTGCCATGAGGATGCAGGCTCCTGACGGAGAGATCCACTGGGCCCAGAGTCCCGAAGGCAAGACAGATCCAATGGCTCTCCTGACAGGTTCCAGTTCAGTATTCATGAGCACAAAATGCGCGATAACAATGGCCGGTATCCTTGGGCATGACTGTGATGAATGGATGCCAAGACTCAATCTTCTTGGGGATTCCTTAAAAAACCGCAGGCACTCGTACAACGTCACCAAATCAAGATTTTCCATGGACTGGTTCTATCCCATCCTTGCAGGAGCCGTAACTGGCGAAGAAGCCCAGAAAAGACTTCACAAATACTGGAAGAAATTTGTCGTGGAAGGCATGGGAATAAGATGTGTGTCTGACCAGCCCTGGGTAACAATAGCCGAAAGCGCTGAGTTCGTTCTTGCCCTTCACGCCATGGGAAATGTAAATCAGGCTGAAATAGTTTTTAACTGGATACACGGCAGAACTTATGATGACGGCAGTTACTGGTGCGGTTTTACTTTTCCTGACATGGTCATCTGGCCAGAGGATAAGCTGACCTGGACAAATGCCGTGGTTCTTATGGCTGCTGACGCCCTTTACGGACTGACCCCGGCCTCCAACTTCTTTACCCATGATTTCTGGCGTTCCAGAAATCTGTGCTGGTAA
- a CDS encoding acyltransferase — protein MKFQKFYAKRFLSPQFDSYGIGQTVIKPWHIELFGPSIRAGSFNTFIAAQDKKVRLSVWSDNPDAKGITIGNYCLICPGVRISAAAEINVHDSVMLASGVYVTDADWHEIYDRGTPIGTTSPVTLEENVWVGDSCIVCKGVTIGRNSIIGAGSVVVSDIPPDSIAVGNPARVVKQLDTTREMRTRAHWLADPRKLSADFDSMDRDALKNNSVLDWIRSIVKPGTKD, from the coding sequence ATGAAATTTCAGAAGTTTTATGCAAAAAGATTTCTTAGTCCTCAATTCGACTCATACGGCATTGGCCAGACAGTTATAAAACCGTGGCATATAGAGCTTTTCGGGCCTTCCATTCGTGCAGGAAGCTTCAATACCTTCATAGCTGCCCAGGATAAAAAGGTCAGGCTTTCAGTCTGGTCTGACAATCCTGATGCTAAAGGCATAACAATCGGTAATTATTGTCTCATATGCCCAGGTGTGAGGATTTCCGCAGCGGCCGAAATAAATGTCCACGACAGCGTCATGCTTGCCAGCGGAGTTTATGTAACAGACGCTGACTGGCATGAGATTTATGACAGAGGTACTCCCATAGGAACCACTTCGCCTGTCACCCTTGAGGAAAATGTATGGGTCGGAGACAGCTGTATTGTCTGCAAGGGTGTTACCATCGGCAGAAACAGCATAATTGGCGCCGGTTCAGTTGTTGTTTCGGATATTCCTCCTGATTCCATTGCTGTCGGAAATCCGGCTAGGGTGGTAAAACAGCTTGATACCACAAGGGAGATGAGGACGAGGGCTCACTGGCTCGCAGATCCTAGAAAACTAAGCGCTGATTTCGATTCTATGGATAGAGACGCCCTTAAAAATAATTCAGTGCTGGACTGGATAAGATCCATTGTAAAACCAGGTACAAAAGACTGA